A stretch of Myxococcus hansupus DNA encodes these proteins:
- the rnc gene encoding ribonuclease III → MIALSGADKMNPSERVQLLESRLGLQFSRMETALEALTHKTYVNESRDKELKDNQRLEFLGDAVVNLAVSHRLMARCPGLPEGDLTKMRARVVNEDGLARVARTIPLGDLLLLGRGELMSGGREKNSVLADALEAVFGAVFLTSGLEPAVALVDRYFAELLDEVSSGQGRLDYKTLLQEMAHERLKLQPRYRVVSESGPEHSKVFEVELMLGDTAFARASGRSKKEAEQSAAQATLDKLQEGAACPTSPPPGTPGHDTSA, encoded by the coding sequence GTGATTGCGTTGAGTGGTGCGGACAAGATGAACCCGTCGGAGCGGGTTCAGTTGCTGGAGTCACGGCTGGGCCTGCAGTTCTCCCGGATGGAGACGGCGCTCGAGGCCCTGACGCACAAGACCTACGTCAACGAGTCCCGGGACAAGGAGCTGAAGGACAATCAGCGCCTGGAGTTCCTGGGCGACGCGGTCGTCAACCTGGCGGTCAGCCACCGGCTGATGGCGCGCTGCCCGGGCCTGCCCGAGGGCGACCTGACCAAGATGCGCGCCCGCGTCGTCAACGAGGACGGCCTGGCCCGCGTGGCCCGGACCATTCCGTTGGGGGACCTGCTGCTGCTGGGTCGGGGCGAGCTCATGTCCGGGGGCCGGGAGAAGAACTCCGTGCTGGCGGACGCGCTGGAGGCCGTCTTCGGCGCGGTGTTCCTCACCAGCGGACTGGAGCCCGCCGTCGCGCTGGTGGACCGGTACTTCGCGGAGCTGCTGGACGAGGTGTCCAGCGGGCAGGGGCGGCTCGACTACAAGACGCTGCTCCAGGAGATGGCCCACGAGCGGCTCAAGCTCCAGCCCCGCTACCGGGTGGTGTCCGAGTCCGGTCCGGAACACTCCAAGGTGTTCGAGGTGGAGCTGATGCTGGGCGACACCGCCTTCGCCCGGGCCTCCGGGCGGAGCAAGAAGGAGGCGGAGCAGTCCGCCGCGCAGGCCACCCTGGACAAGCTCCAGGAAGGGGCCGCCTGTCCCACCTCGCCCCCTCCCGGAACGCCAGGACACGACACGTCGGCGTGA